The genomic window AGGCAGAGGGACCGGGACGGTCCAACATCACAGGGAGACAGGGAGGAGATCCGGATGGATGAATCGATGAGACACGACATCGCGCTGTTTCGGTACGGGCTGATCGCTCCGTTGGTGAATGGCCAGGTGGAGCCCAAGGCGTATTTGAATGAGGTGGGCGGGCGAGTGCATTCGATTCCTCATCAAGGGGACAAACCCATTGCGGCGAAGACGATTCTGGATTGGTGCGCCCGATACAAAAAAGGGGGCTTCGACGCCTTGAAGCCGAAGCGCCGTTCGGACCGCGGCCGCTCCAGACGTCTGTCCCCCGATGATGAGGATCATATTCTAGCATTGAGGAAGGAACATCCCTCCATGCCCGTGACCCTATTCTACGAACAACTCACCAAGCAGGGGGACATTCCCACCACCCTCTCATACTTTACTATATACCGATTGTTGAAAAAACACAACCTGGTGGGAAAAGAAATCTTGCCGATGCCGGAGCGAAAGCGTTTTGCGTATGACCAGATCAATGAGCTATGGCAAGGGGACTTATCCCATGGACCCACGATTCGCGTCCATGGGAAAGCCCAGAAAACGTTTTTGATCGCGTATATCGATGACTGCTCGCGGTTAGTGCCATATGCCCAATTTTTCCCTTCGGAGAAGTTTGACGGGCTGCGGATCGTCACGAAGGAAGCGGTGCTTCGTTGCGGGAAGCCGAAACGCATTTACTCGGACAACGGGAAAATTTATCGGTCCGAGGTGCTGCAGTATGCGTGCGCCGAGATGGGAATCACCTTGATCCACACCCAGCCGTATGATCCGCAAAGCAAAGGGAAAATCGAACGGTTCTTCCGCACCGTACAGACGCGGTTTTATCCGCTGCTGGAGTTGGATCCCCCGAAGTCGCTCGAAGAGCTGAACGAGCGCTTTTGGAGGTGGCTTGAAGAGGAGTATCATCGAAAACCGCACGCCTCGCTGGACGGAAAAACGCCGCATGAGGTGTTTCAATCGCAAGTGCATCTCGTGTCGTTCATCGAAGATAGCGATTGGCTGGATGCGATTTTTCTGAAGCGGGAGCACCGCAAGGTCAAAGCCGATGGAACGATCACCTTGAACAAGCAGCTGTATGAAGTGCCGCCCCGGTTCATTGGGCAATCGATTGAACTCCGCTATGACGAACGGGGCGTCTATGTGTACGAAGAGGGCAAACGGGTGGCGGAAGCCATTCGGGTGCGTATGGAGGACAATGCCTATGTAAAGCGCCATCGGTCGCCGTTTGCGGCGGTTTCGGCGAAGGAGGGCGAACAGGATGTATAAAACGTTTTATTCCCTCTCGCGGGAGCCGTTTGCGAAAGAAACCGACCCGTCTGAGGCGTATCAAGGGGCAGCGTTTCAAGAAGCGCTGCGGGCGCTGGAGTACGTGAAGCGAACGCGGGGAATCGGGCTGTTGATCGGAGAGCCGGGGGCGGGCAAGACGTTCGCCCTTCGGGCGTGGAAGGAATCGTTGTCCCCTTCGTTGTATCATGTGGTCTACTTCCCGTTATCGACCGGAGGCGTGATGGATTTTTACCGTGGGCTGGCCCTTGGGTTGGGGGAAGAACCGAAATACCGCAAGGTGGACCTCTTCCGCCAAATCCAGCAGGCGATCGAGCGATTGCATCATGAACGACGGATCACGCCGGTGTTCATTTTGGACGAGATGCATTTAGCAAAGGATGCATTTTTACAGGACATCGCCATCTTGTTCAACTTTGAGATGGATTCGACCAACCCATTTGTCTTGATGTTGGCTGGGCTGCCCCATTTACAGGGAAAGCTGCGGCTCAATCAGCACCGTCCGCTTGACCAACGGATCATCATGCGATGCCGGATGGGGCCGCTCGAGAAGGAGGAGGTGGCGGGCTACATCGAGCATCGGATGAAACAGGCCGGGGCGAAGCATCCGATCTTCACCCCATCGGCGTTAGAGGCGATTGCCCTGCAGTCGCGGGGATGGCCCCGGGTCATCAACACGTTGGCCACGACTTGCCTGCTGTACGGGCATCAGCTGAAAAAGGACGTCATTGACGAGGATGTGGTGCGCATGGCCGCAGAGGAAATGGGGTATTAGCACGAAAGGGGCCGAAATCGGCCCCTTTGGCGTCCCGTTTTTCCCTTTTTTGTTTTTCTGTTTCATTCACCGGATCAGGAACTGGAAAACGCCATCCGAAAGAATGTGCAAACGTTCTGAAATAAACTGCAAAATCCGAAATAATTCACAAAAATTTTGCACATTATTTCGGAATCCGTCTGAAATAATTTGAAAAAGGGGTTCCGAAATAATGTGCTAATTTACAATAGACAAGGAAAGAAGAAA from [Flavobacterium] thermophilum includes these protein-coding regions:
- a CDS encoding Transposase and inactivated derivatives — its product is MDESMRHDIALFRYGLIAPLVNGQVEPKAYLNEVGGRVHSIPHQGDKPIAAKTILDWCARYKKGGFDALKPKRRSDRGRSRRLSPDDEDHILALRKEHPSMPVTLFYEQLTKQGDIPTTLSYFTIYRLLKKHNLVGKEILPMPERKRFAYDQINELWQGDLSHGPTIRVHGKAQKTFLIAYIDDCSRLVPYAQFFPSEKFDGLRIVTKEAVLRCGKPKRIYSDNGKIYRSEVLQYACAEMGITLIHTQPYDPQSKGKIERFFRTVQTRFYPLLELDPPKSLEELNERFWRWLEEEYHRKPHASLDGKTPHEVFQSQVHLVSFIEDSDWLDAIFLKREHRKVKADGTITLNKQLYEVPPRFIGQSIELRYDERGVYVYEEGKRVAEAIRVRMEDNAYVKRHRSPFAAVSAKEGEQDV
- a CDS encoding putative secretion ATPase, PEP-CTERM locus subfamily, which codes for MYKTFYSLSREPFAKETDPSEAYQGAAFQEALRALEYVKRTRGIGLLIGEPGAGKTFALRAWKESLSPSLYHVVYFPLSTGGVMDFYRGLALGLGEEPKYRKVDLFRQIQQAIERLHHERRITPVFILDEMHLAKDAFLQDIAILFNFEMDSTNPFVLMLAGLPHLQGKLRLNQHRPLDQRIIMRCRMGPLEKEEVAGYIEHRMKQAGAKHPIFTPSALEAIALQSRGWPRVINTLATTCLLYGHQLKKDVIDEDVVRMAAEEMGY